The proteins below are encoded in one region of Equus przewalskii isolate Varuska chromosome 1, EquPr2, whole genome shotgun sequence:
- the CALHM1 gene encoding calcium homeostasis modulator protein 1, giving the protein MDKFRMIFQFLQSNQESFMNGICGIMALASAQMYSAFDFNCPCLPGYNAAYSAGILLAPPLVLFLLGLVMNNNVSMLAEEWKRPPGRRAKDPAVLRYMFCSMAQRALIAPVIWVAVTLLDGKCFLCAFCTAVPVTVLGNGSLAPGLPPPELARLLARVPCPEIYDGDWLLAREVAVRYLRCISQALGWSFVLLTTLLAFIVRSVRPCFTQAAFLKSKYWSHYIDIERKLFDETCTEHARAFAKVCIQQFFEAMNHDLELGHAHGALAATPASSAVPATTKGAEEEKEKLRGITDQGTMNRLLTSWHKCKPPLRLGQEKPLMGNGWAAGGPRLPRKEVATYVSKV; this is encoded by the exons ATGGACAAGTTCCGGATGATCTTCCAGTTCCTGCAGTCCAACCAAGAGTCCTTCATGAATGGCATCTGCGGCATCATGGCGCTGGCCAGCGCCCAGATGTACTCTGCCTTCGACTTCAACTGCCCCTGCCTGCCGGGCTACAACGCTGCCTACAGTGCTGGCATCCTGCTGGCACCACCCCTCGTGCTCTTTCTGCTCGGTCTGGTCATGAACAACAACGTGTCCATGCTGGCAGAGGAGTGGAAGCGGCCGCCGGGCCGCCGGGCCAAGGACCCTGCCGTGTTGCGCTATATGTTCTGTTCCATGGCCCAGCGAGCCCTCATTGCACCCGTCATCTGGGTGGCTGTCACCTTGCTCGATGGCAAGTGCTTCCTCTGCGCCTTCTGCACTGCCGTGCCAGTGACTGTGCTGGGCAATGGCAGCCTGGCACCCGGCCTGCCTCCACCCGAGCTCGCCCGCCTGCTGGCCCGGGTGCCCTGCCCCGAGATCTACGACGGCGACTGGCTGCTGGCCCGTGAGGTGGCCGTGCGCTACCTGCGCTGCATCTCCCAG GCCCTTGGCTGGTCCTTCGTGCTGCTGACCACACTGCTGGCATTCATCGTGCGCTCTGTGCGGCCCTGCTTCACGCAGGCTGCCTTCCTCAAAAGCAAGTACTGGTCCCACTATATTGACATCGAGCGCAAGCTCTTTGATGAGACATGTACGGAGCATGCCAGGGCCTTCGCCAAGGTCTGTATCCAGCAGTTCTTCGAGGCCATGAACCATGACCTGGAGCTGGGTCACGCCCACGGGGCCCTGGCCGCAACCCCTGCTAGCTCTGCTGTCCCGGCTACCACCAAAGGtgctgaggaggagaaggagaagctgCGCGGCATCACCGATCAAGGCACTATGAACAGGCTGCTCACGAGCTGGCACAAGTGCAAGCCGCCCCTGCGGCTGGGCCAGGAGAAGCCGCTGATGGGCAACGGCTGGGCTGCGGGAGGGCCCCGGCTTCCACGTAAGGAGGTGGCCACCTACGTCAGCAAAGTGTGA
- the CALHM2 gene encoding calcium homeostasis modulator protein 2 — protein sequence MAALIAENFRFLSLFFKSKDVMIFNGLVALGTVGSQELFSVVAFHCPCSPARNYLYGLTAIGVPALALFLIGVILNNHTWNLVAECQYRRTKNCSAAPNFLLLSSILGRAAVAPVTWSVISLLRGEAYVCALSEFVDPSSLTAREEGFPPAHTTEILARFPCGEGPANLSGFREEVSRRLKYESQLFGWLLIGVVAILVFLTKCLKHYCSPLSYRQEAYWAQYRSNEDQLFQRTAEVHSRVLAANNVRRFFGFVALNKDDEELVAKFPVEGTQPRPQWNAITGVYLYRENQGLPLYSRLHKWAQGLVGNGRAQDNIEMALLPS from the exons ATGGCAGCCCTGATCGCAGAGAACTTCCGCTTCCTATCACTCTTCTTTAAGAGCAAGGATGTGATGATTTTCAACGGGTTGGTGGCTCTGGGCACCGTGGGCAGCCAGGAACTGTTCTCTGTGGTGGCTTTCCACTGCCCTTGCTCGCCAGCCCGGAACTACCTGTACGGGCTGACAGCCATCGGTGTGCCCGCCCTGGCGCTCTTCCTCATTGGCGTCATCCTCAACAACCACACGTGGAACCTAGTTGCTGAGTGCCAGTACCGGAGGACCAAGAACTGCTCGGCTGCCCCCAACTTCCTCCTCCTTAGCTCCATCCTGGGCCGTGCAGCCGTGGCCCCCGTCACCTGGTCTGTCATCTCCCTGCTGCGCGGTGAGGCCTATGTCTGCGCTCTCAGCGAGTTCGTGGACCCTTCTTCACTCACAGCCAGGGAAGAGGGCTTCCCACCAGCCCACACCACAGAAATCCTCGCCAGGTTCCCTTGTGGGGAGGGCCCTGCCAACCTGTCAGGCTTCCGGGAGGAGGTCAGTCGCAGGCTCAAGTACGAGTCCCAG CTCTTCGGGTGGCTGCTCATCGGCGTGGTGGCCATCCTGGTGTTCCTGACCAAGTGCCTCAAGCATTACTGCTCCCCGCTCAGCTACCGCCAGGAGGCCTACTGGGCGCAGTACCGCTCCAACGAGGACCAGCTCTTCCAGCGCACGGCCGAGGTGCACTCGCGGGTGCTGGCTGCCAACAATGTGCGACGCTTCTTTGGCTTCGTGGCCCTCAACAAGGACGATGAGGAGCTGGTTGCCAAGTTCCCAGTGGAAGGCACACAGCCGCGGCCACAGTGGAACGCCATCACCGGCGTCTATTTGTATCGCGAGAACCAGGGCCTCCCACTCTACAGCCGCCTGCACAAGTGGGCCCAGGGTCTGGTGGGCAACGGCAGGGCCCAGGACAACATAGAGATGGCCCTGCTCCCCTCCTAA